One Owenweeksia hongkongensis DSM 17368 genomic region harbors:
- a CDS encoding lysophospholipid acyltransferase family protein, translating into MKKILLYPLSVIFYACFIGIMFLFHPLQWLCLKVGGYKAHKISVDLLNLSLMSCLYVIGNRCSYHNTQDLPNDKPLIIVSNHQSMFDIIAISWFMRKYHPKFISKVELGKGWPSVSFNLRNGGSVLIDRQNPRQSIPALTEFSKYIAKHKRSAVIFPEGTRSKTGDLKPFSTTGLKILFKNIPEAWVVPVTINNSWKLLKYGSFPVNAGINLSLTVQEPIELGTIPEDELLVEIEQRINKDII; encoded by the coding sequence ATGAAGAAGATTTTACTTTACCCGCTGTCGGTTATATTTTATGCCTGCTTTATCGGTATTATGTTTTTATTCCACCCACTACAGTGGCTTTGCCTCAAAGTTGGTGGATACAAGGCGCATAAGATTTCGGTGGATTTATTGAACCTTTCTCTTATGTCTTGCTTGTATGTAATAGGGAACAGATGCAGCTATCACAACACGCAAGATTTACCAAATGATAAACCGCTGATAATAGTGTCTAATCATCAAAGTATGTTTGACATTATCGCAATCAGCTGGTTTATGCGAAAGTATCACCCCAAATTTATCTCAAAAGTAGAATTGGGAAAAGGATGGCCAAGTGTATCCTTCAATTTAAGAAATGGAGGATCAGTGCTTATTGACAGACAAAACCCAAGGCAGTCAATACCCGCTCTTACCGAGTTCTCAAAGTACATTGCTAAGCACAAGCGTTCCGCTGTTATTTTTCCGGAAGGAACACGAAGTAAAACCGGTGATTTAAAGCCCTTTAGTACAACAGGACTAAAAATATTATTTAAAAATATTCCTGAAGCGTGGGTAGTACCAGTTACTATCAATAACTCGTGGAAGTTGCTTAAATACGGTTCATTTCCTGTAAATGCAGGAATAAACTTAAGTTTGACGGTTCAAGAGCCCATTGAATTAGGCACCATACCCGAAGATGAACTGCTTGTAGAAATTGAGCAGAGGATAAATAAAGACATTATTTAA
- a CDS encoding acyl-ACP desaturase, which produces MALHNVRLEVMQLLEKKIDMFVDRFLVPVEKTWQPTDLLPNSQDENFFEEVKELRELAKELPYDFWVVLVGDTITEEALPTYESWLMEVDGISQHEGNGWSKWIRHWTGEENRHGDTLSKYLYLSGRVDMKEVERTTQHLLNDGIDIGTQQDPYKNFVYTSFQELATNISHNRVSILAKDYSNKGLAKMCKMIAGDEMRHFTAYSEFVKEIFVLDPSEMMIAFRDMMKHKILMPAHYLRESGNKIGTAFEEFSNTAQRLGVYTAQDYVDILQRLLKRWDIPNVSGLNDDGERARDFVMNLPARLERIGKRMVLPEESYKFKWVNPALVKG; this is translated from the coding sequence ATGGCACTACATAATGTAAGACTGGAAGTAATGCAGTTGCTGGAAAAAAAGATTGACATGTTTGTTGATCGCTTTCTGGTGCCTGTAGAAAAAACCTGGCAGCCAACGGATCTTTTACCTAATTCACAGGACGAAAACTTCTTTGAAGAAGTAAAGGAACTTCGTGAATTGGCTAAGGAACTTCCTTATGATTTTTGGGTAGTACTGGTAGGTGACACCATTACCGAAGAAGCCCTTCCTACATATGAATCATGGTTGATGGAGGTAGATGGAATAAGCCAGCACGAAGGAAATGGCTGGAGCAAATGGATTCGTCACTGGACGGGTGAAGAAAACCGCCATGGTGATACTTTGAGCAAATACCTCTATCTATCTGGCCGTGTAGATATGAAAGAAGTGGAGCGCACCACGCAGCACTTACTTAATGACGGTATCGACATTGGTACGCAGCAAGATCCTTATAAAAACTTTGTGTACACCAGTTTCCAGGAATTGGCTACCAACATTTCGCACAACCGTGTTTCTATTTTGGCAAAAGATTATTCTAATAAAGGATTGGCCAAAATGTGTAAAATGATTGCCGGTGATGAGATGCGCCACTTTACCGCTTATAGCGAATTTGTAAAGGAGATTTTTGTACTCGACCCTAGCGAAATGATGATTGCTTTTAGAGATATGATGAAGCACAAGATTTTGATGCCAGCACACTACTTGCGTGAATCAGGTAACAAAATTGGAACTGCCTTTGAAGAATTTTCAAATACCGCTCAGCGCTTGGGAGTATACACAGCACAGGATTATGTAGATATTCTTCAACGTCTATTAAAGCGTTGGGATATTCCAAATGTAAGTGGACTGAATGATGATGGTGAGCGTGCCCGCGACTTTGTGATGAACCTCCCAGCAAGGCTTGAAAGAATTGGAAAGCGAATGGTTTTACCAGAAGAGTCTTATAAGTTTAAGTGGGTAAATCCTGCTTTGGTAAAGGGATAG
- a CDS encoding NADP-dependent oxidoreductase, with protein MSKMKAWKLIKYGKDFKAGMEILEVDKPTPADDEVLIECHAAALNPVDYKIAEGQLKLFYKQKMPAGLAFDCSGVVAEVGKNVKHLKVGDEVFCTTPTDSPGVLAEFVTVKADVVTQKPKNLSYAEAAGFAMVGLTTISCMEVVNLKAGEKILIHAGSGGIGSFAIQYARQLGAEVFTTTSTSNVDWVEELGAKVIDYKKEDYRKEVPQLDVVYDTLGGDFTTDAFPLLSPGGRVVSIAGRRLDEETAEQYGLNWLFKWFMKLQLRPIKKLCKKYDASYKFILNEPNMERLTKLKKALETGYIKTVINHTYSFDQVVEAFEMQQSGRSKGKNVILIK; from the coding sequence ATGAGCAAAATGAAAGCGTGGAAACTCATCAAGTACGGCAAAGATTTTAAGGCCGGCATGGAAATATTGGAGGTGGACAAGCCCACTCCTGCCGATGATGAAGTGTTGATAGAATGCCATGCCGCAGCGCTCAATCCTGTGGATTACAAAATTGCGGAAGGGCAGCTCAAATTATTTTACAAACAGAAAATGCCTGCCGGATTGGCCTTTGACTGTAGTGGTGTGGTTGCAGAAGTTGGCAAAAACGTGAAGCACCTAAAAGTGGGTGATGAAGTTTTTTGCACCACTCCTACCGATAGTCCCGGGGTGTTGGCTGAGTTTGTTACCGTAAAGGCAGACGTGGTAACGCAAAAACCTAAAAACTTAAGTTATGCAGAAGCTGCTGGTTTTGCGATGGTAGGCCTCACCACCATAAGTTGCATGGAAGTGGTGAACTTAAAAGCGGGAGAAAAAATATTGATACACGCAGGTTCGGGCGGAATTGGGAGTTTTGCCATACAGTATGCCCGGCAGCTTGGCGCAGAAGTATTCACCACCACGAGCACTAGCAATGTGGATTGGGTAGAGGAGCTTGGCGCAAAAGTAATCGACTACAAAAAAGAGGACTATCGCAAAGAAGTACCTCAGCTGGATGTGGTGTATGATACCCTTGGCGGGGATTTTACCACCGATGCTTTTCCACTTTTGAGCCCTGGAGGGCGCGTGGTGAGTATTGCCGGACGAAGGCTAGATGAAGAAACAGCCGAGCAATATGGACTCAACTGGCTTTTTAAATGGTTTATGAAACTACAATTGCGCCCCATCAAAAAGCTTTGTAAAAAGTATGATGCCAGCTACAAGTTTATACTAAATGAGCCCAATATGGAAAGGCTTACCAAGCTCAAAAAAGCATTGGAAACAGGCTATATAAAAACTGTCATCAATCACACCTACTCTTTTGACCAAGTTGTTGAAGCTTTTGAAATGCAACAAAGCGGCCGAAGCAAAGGCAAAAATGTGATTCTTATAAAATAG
- a CDS encoding DUF5995 family protein produces MSKFIKINMTSPYSSIDEVLAELDSIIDDALSQNSYLALFAYVYRRTTAQIKAEIEAGNFEDPKRMETFDINFASLYINAYRNYFSETPVTKCWQVSFDARNDKITILQHILLGMNAHINLDLAIAASSVMRGQDIAPLERDFNTVNEVLGSLVDELQGKLGKVSFLMFLVDFIGREHDENIINFGMLQARGQSWKITTEFWELDGDDLKAKQDEVDYTVSCIAQHIRQPKTYIARGIFKLVKRFEEKDLSKIIEVMRS; encoded by the coding sequence ATGTCGAAATTTATAAAAATAAACATGACCTCTCCTTATTCTAGTATTGACGAAGTACTTGCCGAACTTGATAGTATTATAGATGATGCGCTTTCACAAAATAGCTACTTAGCACTTTTTGCCTATGTGTATAGAAGAACCACAGCGCAGATAAAAGCAGAAATTGAGGCTGGCAACTTTGAAGATCCAAAGAGGATGGAAACCTTCGACATCAACTTTGCTTCTCTCTACATAAATGCCTATCGTAACTACTTTTCCGAAACTCCAGTAACCAAATGCTGGCAGGTATCTTTTGATGCCAGAAATGACAAGATTACCATACTTCAGCATATTCTTTTGGGTATGAATGCGCATATCAATTTAGATTTGGCCATAGCCGCTAGCTCTGTAATGCGTGGACAGGATATTGCTCCTTTGGAAAGAGACTTTAATACAGTAAATGAAGTGCTTGGCAGCCTGGTGGATGAGCTTCAGGGCAAACTGGGAAAAGTATCCTTCCTCATGTTTTTGGTAGATTTTATAGGACGCGAGCATGACGAAAACATTATAAACTTTGGGATGCTACAAGCCCGTGGCCAATCTTGGAAAATAACTACTGAGTTTTGGGAGCTTGATGGTGATGACCTCAAAGCCAAACAAGATGAAGTGGATTATACGGTAAGTTGTATTGCTCAGCACATTCGTCAACCAAAAACTTACATCGCGCGTGGTATTTTTAAGCTTGTAAAAAGGTTTGAAGAAAAAGACCTTAGTAAAATAATAGAAGTGATGCGCAGCTAA
- a CDS encoding PKD domain-containing protein, translating to MTLKPTLLLLTFFFSLALQAQTKSVLFIGNSYTGVNNLPQLTKDVALSVGDTLLFDSHTPGGAQMQQHATNATAIQKIFSQPWDHVVLQAQSQEPSFGQAQVQQSVYPYAEILCDTMRANNSCTRPIFYRTWGRKNGDAGNCAVAPWLCTYEGMDSALAFSYRKMANDNDAFLSPVGDVWKYIRANYPSINLYAPDESHPSLAGSYAAACTFYAIIFQKDPSLITHDATLNATVAQNIRAAAKLIVYDSLLNWNVGKFKPVACFTYFIQGCTVSFDPTCSLNDSSYSWDTGDGVTTNGMNIVHTYSAGGAYDVTLLVSQCGQTHDTTITIFPCTIGLNELSAQKPNLIYPNPAHDMLNLENLDKWDITQIKVVDIQGKTILTYIDDIPNSIDISSLPKGTYSVQFITKYGDLYSQTFVKE from the coding sequence ATGACTCTCAAGCCCACGCTACTCCTACTTACCTTCTTCTTTTCCCTTGCCCTTCAAGCACAAACTAAGTCTGTGCTATTTATTGGCAACAGCTACACCGGTGTAAATAACTTACCGCAGCTAACCAAAGATGTGGCGCTTTCTGTGGGCGATACGCTTTTGTTTGATTCGCATACTCCTGGTGGTGCACAGATGCAGCAACATGCTACTAACGCCACTGCTATTCAAAAGATATTTTCACAACCTTGGGATCATGTGGTGTTGCAAGCGCAAAGTCAGGAGCCATCTTTTGGGCAAGCTCAAGTGCAGCAATCCGTTTATCCTTATGCTGAAATTCTTTGTGATACTATGCGAGCAAACAATAGCTGCACCCGACCAATATTTTACAGAACCTGGGGACGCAAAAATGGTGATGCTGGAAACTGCGCTGTTGCGCCATGGCTTTGTACTTACGAAGGAATGGACAGTGCTTTGGCTTTTAGCTACCGGAAAATGGCAAATGACAATGATGCCTTCCTTTCCCCTGTAGGTGATGTGTGGAAATACATTAGAGCCAACTACCCAAGTATCAATTTGTACGCTCCGGATGAGTCCCATCCCTCATTAGCTGGTTCGTATGCTGCGGCATGTACTTTTTACGCTATTATCTTTCAAAAAGACCCAAGCCTTATCACGCATGATGCAACTTTAAATGCTACTGTAGCCCAAAACATCAGAGCTGCTGCCAAGCTCATTGTTTATGACAGTTTGCTCAATTGGAATGTTGGAAAGTTTAAGCCTGTGGCTTGTTTTACTTATTTTATACAAGGATGCACAGTCAGTTTTGATCCTACATGTAGTCTTAATGACAGTTCTTACTCATGGGATACTGGTGATGGCGTTACTACTAATGGTATGAATATCGTACATACTTATTCTGCTGGTGGAGCTTATGATGTAACTCTATTAGTTAGTCAATGTGGTCAAACTCATGATACAACCATAACTATTTTTCCCTGCACAATTGGCTTAAATGAACTTTCTGCCCAAAAACCAAACTTGATTTATCCCAACCCTGCTCATGATATGCTCAATCTTGAGAATCTTGACAAATGGGATATTACACAGATAAAGGTGGTAGATATTCAAGGCAAAACGATATTGACCTATATAGATGACATACCCAATTCCATTGACATTTCTTCTTTGCCGAAAGGCACTTATTCCGTACAGTTTATCACAAAATATGGAGATTTGTATTCACAAACTTTTGTAAAAGAATGA
- a CDS encoding T9SS type A sorting domain-containing protein, giving the protein MKTRLLLCMSMLAFYGYAQNVAPEQQEAYEKLSPAEFEQIKKVWETKKEKAALSKKAGGPVSQRMSHADVAYTLFQGVINAVFSPFAPDSTYLQDFGSPSAIAAHGYGQTFDPASVGFGVMGQDYFTQNNPYTIDTIYVGARYRTSSSVSGLTGDTLQVALVMGDTLDNNVWRVGIGYNAGTYPGQNRRINVLPPRYTGNSAVGTPGSLDAPNLMIIKYALKATDTAVNYIKVVPPAPIQVAGGDKIGILNTFIPGQSYDPNTQKYYVSGGRGDVNNISYLRYQNTSTSDNNSYFLEPLTLGSPSAGISFTLFSNTRYSAWTGNDAFRNEYVSPSATRAYLIDFWVTGTSTVGLDENDKFEPLSIYPNPSTGKVSLKVSTGGDYNLQLMDLTGKLVHTEALAVNSSEEFIRDFSYLPKGIYLVTIESGSSKQTLKLSLH; this is encoded by the coding sequence ATGAAAACAAGATTACTATTATGTATGTCGATGCTGGCTTTTTATGGCTATGCACAAAATGTAGCTCCTGAACAGCAGGAAGCGTACGAAAAGCTAAGCCCAGCTGAATTTGAGCAAATCAAAAAAGTGTGGGAAACAAAAAAGGAAAAAGCTGCTCTCAGCAAAAAGGCAGGAGGCCCTGTAAGCCAAAGAATGAGCCATGCAGATGTGGCTTATACACTTTTTCAAGGTGTAATTAATGCAGTTTTCTCTCCCTTTGCACCGGATAGTACTTATCTTCAAGATTTTGGATCCCCAAGCGCTATTGCCGCCCATGGCTATGGTCAAACTTTTGACCCTGCATCGGTTGGATTTGGTGTAATGGGACAAGATTACTTCACTCAAAATAATCCGTATACCATTGATACGATATATGTAGGTGCCAGATATAGAACTTCATCTTCGGTTTCGGGGCTTACAGGAGATACTTTGCAAGTGGCTCTTGTGATGGGTGACACTCTAGACAATAATGTATGGCGCGTAGGTATTGGCTACAATGCAGGTACTTATCCTGGGCAAAACAGACGTATCAATGTGCTTCCGCCTAGATACACGGGGAATTCTGCAGTGGGTACTCCTGGGTCTCTGGATGCTCCAAACCTCATGATTATCAAATACGCGCTTAAGGCAACCGATACTGCCGTTAACTATATTAAGGTAGTTCCGCCTGCACCGATTCAAGTTGCTGGTGGTGATAAAATTGGAATTCTAAATACTTTTATCCCAGGGCAATCATACGATCCCAATACCCAGAAATACTATGTTTCTGGAGGAAGAGGTGATGTAAACAATATCTCTTATTTGAGATATCAGAATACTAGTACGAGTGATAATAACTCCTACTTTCTTGAACCCCTTACACTTGGATCTCCAAGTGCGGGAATTAGTTTTACACTTTTCTCTAACACTCGATATAGTGCCTGGACAGGAAATGATGCTTTCAGAAATGAATACGTTTCCCCAAGTGCTACCCGTGCTTATCTGATTGACTTTTGGGTTACTGGAACTTCTACAGTGGGACTTGATGAAAACGATAAATTTGAGCCATTGAGCATTTATCCCAACCCAAGTACTGGTAAGGTTTCTTTGAAAGTTAGTACAGGCGGAGATTATAACCTACAGCTGATGGATCTTACTGGAAAGTTAGTTCACACAGAAGCGCTTGCAGTAAACTCTTCAGAGGAGTTTATTCGTGACTTTTCGTATCTACCAAAAGGAATTTACCTTGTTACAATTGAATCGGGATCTAGCAAACAAACCTTAAAATTGAGCTTACACTAA
- a CDS encoding MCP four helix bundle domain-containing protein, which translates to MKSFFAVQSKFKIAFVLLVMVTIILGAALLERKFFTDVHISSASIYNDRLIPATALFHIGDNCYQKKLIIEDLFDTSSSLSDDSKKEIQHYSDANDSIILAFENTYLTEKEDKTLKRLKANIIEYNSLEQSILSSWPIHQSQNLYKLENSFEKIRAELRNLSIIQTQVGSNLLKESKNKVNRAHLITNFQIGAALFICIICQILILTSKSIQSPIKQRHNLN; encoded by the coding sequence ATGAAATCATTTTTTGCGGTTCAATCTAAGTTCAAAATTGCTTTTGTTCTTTTGGTAATGGTCACTATTATTTTAGGAGCGGCTCTGCTAGAGCGTAAATTTTTTACAGATGTGCATATTTCATCTGCTTCCATTTATAATGACAGACTGATTCCCGCCACAGCCCTGTTTCATATTGGTGATAATTGCTACCAAAAAAAGTTGATTATAGAAGATTTGTTTGATACATCTTCTTCCCTTTCCGATGATTCGAAAAAAGAAATTCAGCATTACTCTGATGCCAATGACTCAATTATATTGGCTTTTGAAAATACATACCTTACCGAAAAGGAAGACAAAACATTAAAACGTCTTAAAGCAAATATTATAGAGTATAATAGCCTTGAACAAAGTATTCTCAGCAGTTGGCCCATTCATCAATCTCAAAATTTATATAAGCTTGAAAATTCCTTTGAGAAGATCAGAGCTGAGCTCCGAAACCTTAGTATCATTCAAACACAAGTAGGAAGCAATTTACTTAAAGAGTCAAAAAACAAAGTAAATCGAGCCCATCTCATTACCAACTTTCAAATCGGGGCAGCTCTTTTCATTTGCATTATTTGCCAAATTTTAATTCTTACTTCAAAGTCTATACAGTCACCAATAAAGCAGCGCCATAATCTCAATTAG
- a CDS encoding T9SS type A sorting domain-containing protein, translating into MKTSLFAGIVLMALSASAQNLPQHPRIDFDSFTPKEQTEFDKEISSKQRQNLNHKSIAGAVISQRMSHSDIAYYLFGSSLRLVYSPFAPDSSYTQVFTTPSKMQTHGFGQVFDPTSSGFPTTGQEYLSPHDPYQVDTIYVGVRYRTSSSISGYTGDTLKLAVFTGDTSDNATWRLGIGYGPGTYYGLGKRVEVLPPRYTGSTVPGNQGSIDAPNKMIIKYALTASDTNANYIKIVPPSPIQVAAGHKMGVHCSFLPGQTFDPNTQVYYRSGGRGDVNNMSWLYLTSRTSADNIPYFLESHNLTNNSTAISTVLYSGTRYHSWTGTSAFRNEYVSPTATNGNLIDFWVTGTSSVGLNEASKPRDISLYPNPSNGMISFDLDLSGDYTIRVSNAVGATVHQEALHLDTPASIQRDFSKLAAGIYTIWIQHADEMYNGKWSKQ; encoded by the coding sequence ATGAAAACTAGTTTATTCGCAGGTATTGTGCTAATGGCCCTTAGCGCAAGTGCACAAAATCTTCCCCAACATCCCCGTATTGATTTCGATAGTTTTACTCCCAAAGAGCAAACTGAATTTGATAAAGAGATTAGCTCAAAACAGAGGCAAAACTTAAATCACAAATCTATCGCAGGTGCTGTCATAAGTCAACGGATGAGTCATTCAGATATAGCCTACTACCTCTTTGGTAGCAGCCTCAGACTTGTTTATTCGCCTTTCGCTCCGGACAGTTCCTACACGCAAGTATTCACCACTCCTAGCAAAATGCAAACTCACGGGTTTGGTCAAGTATTTGATCCCACCTCATCAGGTTTTCCTACCACTGGGCAAGAGTACCTTTCACCTCATGACCCCTATCAAGTTGACACCATTTATGTGGGTGTGCGATACCGCACCTCATCGTCAATATCTGGTTATACGGGCGATACATTGAAACTTGCAGTATTTACTGGCGACACCAGTGATAATGCTACCTGGCGTTTAGGAATTGGATATGGTCCAGGTACATATTATGGACTGGGTAAAAGAGTAGAAGTACTTCCTCCACGCTATACAGGCAGCACGGTGCCAGGTAATCAAGGCTCGATTGATGCACCAAATAAAATGATCATTAAATATGCCCTGACAGCCTCAGATACAAATGCCAATTATATAAAAATTGTACCGCCATCCCCTATTCAAGTTGCAGCTGGGCATAAGATGGGTGTCCATTGCTCTTTTCTTCCTGGACAAACATTTGACCCTAACACGCAAGTATATTATCGCTCAGGTGGACGTGGTGATGTAAATAACATGTCCTGGCTTTACCTTACCTCCCGAACTTCGGCTGATAATATTCCATACTTTTTAGAATCGCATAATTTGACAAACAATAGTACCGCGATAAGTACCGTACTTTATTCCGGTACACGATACCATTCGTGGACAGGTACAAGCGCATTTAGAAACGAGTATGTTTCTCCGACAGCCACCAACGGCAATTTGATAGATTTTTGGGTAACAGGTACTTCCTCCGTTGGCCTGAATGAAGCTTCCAAACCGAGAGATATTTCTCTTTACCCAAATCCCAGCAATGGTATGATAAGCTTTGATTTAGACCTTAGTGGCGATTATACAATTCGTGTAAGTAATGCTGTGGGTGCGACTGTACATCAAGAAGCACTCCATCTGGACACGCCTGCCTCCATTCAGCGTGACTTTAGTAAATTAGCAGCAGGAATTTATACTATTTGGATTCAGCATGCTGATGAAATGTACAATGGCAAATGGAGCAAGCAATGA